The region GATTCCTTCCGAGGACAAATAGGGAGAGAGTTTCGATTTTCCCGAGTCATTGCTATGGAACCAAAACTTTCATTGCCGAGCCGCCTCGCAAACCGGGTTTTACAATCGATCCTTCGACCTAAAAAACGTAGGTACGAACATTTTTACCAATTGGGAAACCGGTTTTTATTAAAATTTTTACCTTTTTTACATTTTTTCCGAACCTTAGCCTATGCATTTCGATTAAAACAGGAGAAAAAGAAGAAAATTTCCCAAGTCGATTTGTTAACTTCCCCCGAAAATTAGTCATTTCGTACCCTTTATATACAACCTCACTTTCAATTCCTTCCACGTGCTTAGTTTTTGAACATAAAAAACCATTCGTTTAACGGTCTTATGTCGGATGGTGATGCAATCCATCCTTTCGGGTCATTTCTTCCATTTGGTACAAATATTGCTAACTAAGTAAGCAGAGGGTACCTCCATGTTTATCGCAGACTATAGTGCCAAAAATATATATGATGAGATGTTTTCCAGCGAAGGTTTTCCTCGCAAAAGTTATGACTTCGTAAAAACAAAAATGGAGAGTTTGGGTGGGATCGAACTCGTAAAACGTAGTACTTCGGCAGAAAGGGCTCTCATGTCACTTGGGATCACCTTTACTCTGTATGGTGATGGTGGTGAACAAGAAAGGATCATGCCTTTTGATGTCATTCCTCGTATTGTTCCAAGTGAAGAATGGATCAGTATGGAAAAAGGACTCAAACAAAGAATCCAAGCACTTAATTTATTTCTAACAGATATTTATGGAGAAGGAAAAATTCTTAAAGATAAAATCATTCCTCGCGAATTGATTGAGTCAAGTTCCGGATATCTCAAACAATGTATTGGTTTAAAACCTCCCAAAGATATTTGGATTCATATTACTGGAACGGATTTGGTGCGTGATGGAGCTGGTGCCTTCCATGTGTTAGAAGATAACTTACGTTGCCCATCTGGTGTTTCTTATGTATTGGAAAACCGTGAAGTGATGAAACGAACTTTTCCTGAACTATTCGAAAAGTTAAACATCCGCCAAGTTTATGATTATCCTTATCACTTAAGATCAATGTTAGAGAATCTAACAGACGTAGTCGATCCAGTGATTGCTGTTTGGACTCCTGGTGTTTTTAACTCTGCGTATTATGAACATAGCTTTTTGGCACAAAAGATGGGTGTATATCTTGTTGAAGGATCGGATCTCATCGTAGAAAATCACAAAGTTTATATGAAAACTACCAAAGGACTTCGTAAAGTCGATGTGATTTATCGAAGGATTGATGATACCTTTATGGATCAGTCAAGTTTTAGGCCGGACTCTTTACTTGGTGTGAAAGGAATTTTTGAAGCATTCAAAAGAGGAAATGTTGCCCTTGCCAATGCTCCTGGAACTGGAGTGGCTGATGATAAAGTAATTTATTCTTATGTTCCAAAGATCATTAAATACTACTTAGGTGAAGAACCGATCATTCCGAATGTTCCTACTTACCTTTGTTCTGAAGAAGCCGATTTAAAATTTGTTTTGGATAACATTCACAACCTGGTTGTCAAAGCTGCAAATGGTGCTGGTGGTTATGGAATGATCATTGGTCCAAAAGCAAGTAAACAAGAACAAGAAGATTTTAAGGAACTGATCAAAGCAGATCCAAGAAATTATATTGCTCAGCCGGTTTTAAATCTTTCCACAGTTCCTACGCTCATTGCAGATAAAATCGAATCAAGACATGTTGATTTAAGGCCGTTCATTTTGTACGGAAAAGATATATATGTAATGCCGGGTGGATTAACTCGCGTTGCGCTTCGTAAAGGATCACTTGTGGTCAATTCATCCCAGGGAGGCGGTTCAAAAGACACCTGGGTTCTAGGATAAAGGTGTTATATGTTAAGCAGAGTTGCCGAATCAGTTTTTTGGATGAATCGATATATCGAGAGGGCAGAAAATTACTCAAGATTTATTGATGTCAATCACCAGTTATCTTTAGATTTGCATGAAGAGGTGCCGAACCAATGGTTGCCTCTCGTACATACTACAGGAGATATTGAATTATTTGAGAAAAGGTATTCTAGTCCAAGTCCAGTCAATGTCATACGGTTTATGACTTTTGACGAAGAGAATCCGAATTCTATTTTTCAATGTCTTTCGAGAGCCCGTGAGAATGCCCGAACCATTCGCGAAAACATTTCCACTTCTATGTGGGAAGTGTTAAACGAGTTTTATCTCTTTGTAAAAGATTATCGTAAAGTTTACTTAGAAAGTTCTGAACTACATGGAGATACTCTTTCGATGGGGCTCTCCGATTTTCTCAGTACAGTTCGAAAAAGTTGCCAAAGTTTTTATGGATGTTCTGATGCTACCATCTCTCATGATGAGGTTTGGAACTTTTCCTTGTTGGGCAGGTTCTTAGAACGAGCAGACAAAACCACACGAATCTTAGATATGAAGTACTTTATCCTACTTCCTTCTGTTCATGATGTGGGTTCCACATTAGATTTATTACAATGGTTATCCCTTTTGAAATCGGCATCTGCACATGAGATGTACAATCAAAAATACAAACGTGTTGATCCCACTGATATTGCAGAGTTTTTGATTTTGAATGAAACCTTTCCTAGATCCATTTTCTTTTGTATCCAAGAGATGCAAGAGGCTTTGGAAAAAATTTCTGGAATTAAGGAAGGTTTGCCAAGGAACTTAGCGCAAGATGCAACTACAGTATATTTGAATCGTTTGCGATCAGAAAATATCAAATCCATTTTTGATAAAGGTCTACATGAATACCTGGATGATATTCAGATAGAACTCAATCATATAGGTTCCAAAATTGTGGAACGATTTTTTACAAACTAACTATGAGTATACGAGTTGCACTGTCCCATATTACAACCTACCAATATGATAAGTCGATAAAATTATCACCTCATGTGATCCGGCTGAGACCAGCACCACATACCAAAAATCATATTGTTTCTTATTCTCTAAATATATTACCGGAACAAAAATTTCTCAACTGGCAACAAGATCCATTTGGGAATTATTTAGCGAGGTTGGTATTTCCAGAAAAAACCAATATTTTACAAGTAGCCGTCGACTTAGTCACCGATTTAAACGTAATCAATCCTTTTGATTTTTTTGTAGAAGAGTATGCAGAGAACTTTCCTTTTACATACGATAAGGTTTTAAAAAAGGAACTCGCTCCTTATTTAAAAGTTAAAAAACCCGGGAAGTTACTTGCCCCGTACTTAAAAACAATAGATAAAACGCCGAAAAGAACGGTTGAGTTTTTGGTAGCATTAAATGCAAAAATTTACTCTGACGTTGGTTATGTGATCCGAATGGAATCAGGAATCCAAACTCCAGAGTTAACTCTTTCTTCAAGAATGGGTTCCTGTCGTGATTCTGCTTATTTGCTGGTTCAAATTCTTAGAAATATGGGCCTTGCTGCCAGATTTGTTTCTGGTTATCTGATTCAACTAAAAGCCGATGTAAAGTCTCTGGATGGACCCTCCGGTGCAGAATCTGATTTTACAGACTTACATGCTTGGGCAGAGGTTTATTTGCCTGGTGCGGGTTGGGTGGGTCTTGATCCTACTTCTGGTTTGTTTACGGGAGAAGGGCATATCCCTTTGGCTGCGACCCCGGAACCGGAATCAGCGGGTCCTATTTATGGATTTGCGGAAAAAGCCAAAGCCGAGTTTTCCTTTCATATGGGAGTAGAACGTGTTTTGGAAACTCCAAGAGTCACCTTACCTTACCAAGGCGAAGATTGGGAACGCATCATACGTTTGGGTGATTCCATTGATAAACGAATTCGAAAAAATGATATCAGACTTACGATTGGTGGAGAACCAACTTTTGTTTCTACGGAAAATCGTGAAGCACCGGAATGGAATTTTGATGCCTTAGGTTTTGAAAAATATTCTAAATCAGAACAACTCATCAAACGGCTGGGGAAACATTTTGCTCCTGGTGGATTACTTCAATATGGCCAAGGGAAATGGTATCCAGGAGAACCTGTCCCTCGTTGGGCCATGATTTCATATTGGCGTAAAGATGGTGAACCTATCTGGAACCATCCGTATTTACTTGCAGATGATCGTTATACAGGTTCAGCCACAACAGAAGATGCCAGAAGGTTCGTGAGTGCGTTGGGAAGTCATCTAAACATTCCTTCCAAATCCATTCATACAGCTTATGAAGATAATTTGTATTATCTTTGGCAAGAAGCAAATTTACCTACTGAAACAGAACTTATGTTAGATGGTTTAAATACCTACGATAAAATGGAACGAGAACGTATTTTAAGAGTCATCGATTCTGGTATCCATCGCGAAGTTGGATATACTATTCCATTGGATTATGATTCTTTCCGCTCATCATGGATATCCGATGAATGGAGTTTTCGCCGAGGGAAAATGTTTTTAATTCCTGGTGATTCGCCAATTGGATTACGACTTCCTTTACATTCCTTAGGCGGAAAACCATATTATCCTTATCCAGAAGATCCTTCGACTCCGAAACCTTCTTTACCAAAAGCAAAGGAATTGGGTCAGTCTCCGTTTACATCAACAAACATTAGTTATTCTATCGGAGGAATTCATACAAGGACAGCTCTTTGTGTAGAACCTCGAAATGGAAATATCAGAGTGTTTTTACCACCGATTCAATCATTGGAAGGTTGGCTCCGTCTCATTTATGCCATTGAACAGACTGCTTTAGAAACAGATATACCGATTGTATTGGAAGGTTATGAAGCACCTCATGATCCTAGACTCAATCGTTTTAAAATTACACCGGATCCCGGAGTGATTGAGGTCAACTTTCATCCTTCTTCTTCTTTTGGAGAAATTGTAGAAAAAACGCAAGTTCTATATGAAGAAGCTTCGCAACTGCGATTGACTGCAGAGAAATTTTTAATCGATGGTCGTCATTCAGGTACTGGTGGTGGAAATCATATCACTCTTGGCGGGGCATCTGTTGGCGACAGTCCTTTCTTACGAAAACCTTCGCTTCTACGAAGTTTGGTGGCGTATTGGCAAAATCATCCAGGACTTTCTTATTTGTTTTCTGGAATGTTCATTGGACCTACCTCTCAATCACCGAGAATTGATGAAGCTAGAAATGATTCCTTACATGAATTAAAAATTGCCTTCCAACAAATTGATTCCAATAGACATACACCACCGTGGATGTTGGATCGTGTTCTCAGAAATATTTTAATCGATATCACTGGGAACACACACCGAACAGAAATATCGATTGATAAACTTTTTGATCCAGGATCACCAACGGGACGTTTGGGTCTAATTGAAATGCGTGCATTTGAAATGCCACCTCATTACCAAATGAGTGTCATCCAACAAGCATTTATGATGGCGATCATTTGTCGGTTTTGGGAAGATCCATATTATGGAAGTCCAATCAATTGGAATACAGAATTACATGATCGTTTTATGTTGCCTTACTTTGTATATCGTGACTTTAAAGAAGTGATCCAAGATTTACAAAATAGTGGCTTTGGATTTTTATCAAAAGACTTTGATCCATTTTTTGAATTTCGATTTCCTCAATATGGAATTTGTTATTTAGATGGAATGGAAATTGAATTACGAATGGCTTTGGAACCTTGGAATGTACTTGGTGAAGAAAACACAGCACAAGGAACATCGAGAGGAGTAGACTCTGCTACCGAACGAGTTCAAGTCAAAGTCAAAGGATTTCATCCAGAAAGATATCGTTTGAGTTGTAACGGCTACGAAGTTCCACTACAACCGACCGCTGTTCAAAATGAATATGTTGCTGGTGTCAGGTTTAAGGCTTGGACTCCTGTTTTTACTTTACATCCGCAAATACCTGCGCAACAATCTTTAGTGTTTGATGTTTATGATACTTGGAATCATAGAGCACTCGGGGGATGTACATACCACGTCTCACATCCAGGAGGATTGTCTTACCAAACCATTCCTATCAATGGGTATGAAGCAGAATCCAGAAGGATCTCTCGTTTTTGGACTCATGGACACAAGATTGGAAAAAGCCTTCCACCAATTCGATTGGAAAATAAAGCCTTCCCATCAACATTGGATCTTAGGATGGTAACATTCAAGTAGATGATGACACAAGATCCTTATCATTTAATCGGAAATTATAAAACAATTCCTGGAGTTTATGACGAACTCTATGATGCTGATGGTCAGATCCGAAACAAATATAAGTTCTTAGTCAAATCTTTTCAAGAACTTGGACCAGCAGAACTTGTCAATCGTAGACGTGATACGGATCGTATTCTTAGAGAGAATGGTGTTACGTACAATTTATACCAATCGGACTCACCAGAAGCTAAGGAAAGGCCTTGGGATTTGGATTTGTTTCCTTTGGTTATGGAAAGTGAAGAGTGGCGTGTTTTAGAAAGAGGGTTAAACCAACGCGCGGATTTACTCGATGCCCTTGTCAGAGATGTTTATTCCAAAAGACGCCTGTTATACGAAAAAAAAATTCCTCCAGAAATTCTTTTTAATGAAACTTCTTTTTTGCGGGCTTGTGATGGGATGTATGATTCCAATCACTTCCTAACGAAAAACCCAGCACTTTTATTTTTTGTATGTGATTTGATTCGTGCAGCTGATGGCAACTTTTATGTTTTAAATGATCGGGTACAAGCTCCTTCGGGTTCCGGTTATTCATTAGAAAATCGAATTGTATTATCTCGAATTTTTCCAAGTATGTACCGCGATGCGATGGTGCATCGTGTTGCCGTTTATTTTCGTTCACTCCGTAAATCATTAACTCAACTTGCAGGTGTTACTGGGCGTGAACCAGTGATTGTTTTGTTAACACCTGGGCCATCCAATGAAACGTATTTTGAACATGCTTATCTTGCTGGATATTTAGGTTATACACTTGTACAAGGTGAAGACCTAACGGTTAGAAAAAATAAAGTGTATATGAAAACCGTGGAAGGTTTACAACAGATCGATTTGATTTTGCGCCGTGTTGATGATGATTTTATGGATCCTTTGGAATTAAGAGGGGATTCACTTTTGGGAGTTCCTGGACTTTTGGAATCAGTTCGGTCGGGTCATGTCAAAATTG is a window of Leptospira kanakyensis DNA encoding:
- a CDS encoding DUF2126 domain-containing protein → MSIRVALSHITTYQYDKSIKLSPHVIRLRPAPHTKNHIVSYSLNILPEQKFLNWQQDPFGNYLARLVFPEKTNILQVAVDLVTDLNVINPFDFFVEEYAENFPFTYDKVLKKELAPYLKVKKPGKLLAPYLKTIDKTPKRTVEFLVALNAKIYSDVGYVIRMESGIQTPELTLSSRMGSCRDSAYLLVQILRNMGLAARFVSGYLIQLKADVKSLDGPSGAESDFTDLHAWAEVYLPGAGWVGLDPTSGLFTGEGHIPLAATPEPESAGPIYGFAEKAKAEFSFHMGVERVLETPRVTLPYQGEDWERIIRLGDSIDKRIRKNDIRLTIGGEPTFVSTENREAPEWNFDALGFEKYSKSEQLIKRLGKHFAPGGLLQYGQGKWYPGEPVPRWAMISYWRKDGEPIWNHPYLLADDRYTGSATTEDARRFVSALGSHLNIPSKSIHTAYEDNLYYLWQEANLPTETELMLDGLNTYDKMERERILRVIDSGIHREVGYTIPLDYDSFRSSWISDEWSFRRGKMFLIPGDSPIGLRLPLHSLGGKPYYPYPEDPSTPKPSLPKAKELGQSPFTSTNISYSIGGIHTRTALCVEPRNGNIRVFLPPIQSLEGWLRLIYAIEQTALETDIPIVLEGYEAPHDPRLNRFKITPDPGVIEVNFHPSSSFGEIVEKTQVLYEEASQLRLTAEKFLIDGRHSGTGGGNHITLGGASVGDSPFLRKPSLLRSLVAYWQNHPGLSYLFSGMFIGPTSQSPRIDEARNDSLHELKIAFQQIDSNRHTPPWMLDRVLRNILIDITGNTHRTEISIDKLFDPGSPTGRLGLIEMRAFEMPPHYQMSVIQQAFMMAIICRFWEDPYYGSPINWNTELHDRFMLPYFVYRDFKEVIQDLQNSGFGFLSKDFDPFFEFRFPQYGICYLDGMEIELRMALEPWNVLGEENTAQGTSRGVDSATERVQVKVKGFHPERYRLSCNGYEVPLQPTAVQNEYVAGVRFKAWTPVFTLHPQIPAQQSLVFDVYDTWNHRALGGCTYHVSHPGGLSYQTIPINGYEAESRRISRFWTHGHKIGKSLPPIRLENKAFPSTLDLRMVTFK
- a CDS encoding alpha-E domain-containing protein yields the protein MLSRVAESVFWMNRYIERAENYSRFIDVNHQLSLDLHEEVPNQWLPLVHTTGDIELFEKRYSSPSPVNVIRFMTFDEENPNSIFQCLSRARENARTIRENISTSMWEVLNEFYLFVKDYRKVYLESSELHGDTLSMGLSDFLSTVRKSCQSFYGCSDATISHDEVWNFSLLGRFLERADKTTRILDMKYFILLPSVHDVGSTLDLLQWLSLLKSASAHEMYNQKYKRVDPTDIAEFLILNETFPRSIFFCIQEMQEALEKISGIKEGLPRNLAQDATTVYLNRLRSENIKSIFDKGLHEYLDDIQIELNHIGSKIVERFFTN
- a CDS encoding circularly permuted type 2 ATP-grasp protein, producing MFIADYSAKNIYDEMFSSEGFPRKSYDFVKTKMESLGGIELVKRSTSAERALMSLGITFTLYGDGGEQERIMPFDVIPRIVPSEEWISMEKGLKQRIQALNLFLTDIYGEGKILKDKIIPRELIESSSGYLKQCIGLKPPKDIWIHITGTDLVRDGAGAFHVLEDNLRCPSGVSYVLENREVMKRTFPELFEKLNIRQVYDYPYHLRSMLENLTDVVDPVIAVWTPGVFNSAYYEHSFLAQKMGVYLVEGSDLIVENHKVYMKTTKGLRKVDVIYRRIDDTFMDQSSFRPDSLLGVKGIFEAFKRGNVALANAPGTGVADDKVIYSYVPKIIKYYLGEEPIIPNVPTYLCSEEADLKFVLDNIHNLVVKAANGAGGYGMIIGPKASKQEQEDFKELIKADPRNYIAQPVLNLSTVPTLIADKIESRHVDLRPFILYGKDIYVMPGGLTRVALRKGSLVVNSSQGGGSKDTWVLG